A genomic window from bacterium includes:
- the acs gene encoding acetate--CoA ligase, with amino-acid sequence MSIENNDNKKFYPPKKLSEKAHVKSMKEYERLYKESVENPEVFWGRMAEENITWFKKWDKVLEYDFSNIGGIEGPFVQFFKGGKLNVSYNCLDRHLNSWKRNKAAIMWQGDNENEKRTITYQELHSEVCRFTNVLKKHGINKGDVVVIFLPMLIELPIAMLACARIGAIHSVVFSAFSAQALKDRINDSNAKMVITSDVGFHAGRVVEMKQKTDDALRECKSVEKVIVFNRGGKKVIMQEKRDFWWHEEMKAHGIAYKCDTVYMDSEDPLFILYTSGSTGKPKGVLHTTGGYLLYANLTTRLIFDVRDEDIFWCTADIGWVTGHTYIVYGPLSNGATVIMFEGVPTYPEVDRFWKIIEYYKVNIFYTAPTAIRALMRYGEDWPNRHDLSSLRVLGSVGEPINPEAWLWYYRVIGKEKCPVVDTWWQTETGGILITPLPGATITKPGSASKPFFGIVPEILKEDGTVPAVNEAGHLLIKKPWPGMIRGVYGDKKNELIKKVYFSKFPGKYLTGDGCYVDEEGFYWLTGRIDDVMNVSGHRFGTAEIESALVSHNAVAEAAVVGYPHDVKGQGIYCFVTLKKEFSPSDELKKELAAQVRKTIGPIATPDKIQFTDALPKTRSGKIMRRILRKISEGNAESVGDTTTLADPSVVEALVKGRM; translated from the coding sequence GTGAGTATCGAAAATAACGATAACAAAAAATTTTATCCGCCAAAAAAACTAAGTGAAAAAGCCCATGTAAAAAGCATGAAAGAGTATGAAAGGCTCTATAAAGAATCCGTAGAAAACCCTGAGGTCTTCTGGGGAAGGATGGCGGAGGAAAATATTACATGGTTCAAAAAATGGGACAAGGTTTTGGAATATGATTTTTCGAATATAGGCGGAATAGAAGGCCCTTTTGTCCAGTTTTTCAAGGGCGGGAAACTGAATGTGTCATATAACTGCCTGGACAGGCATCTGAATTCATGGAAGAGAAACAAGGCGGCGATTATGTGGCAGGGAGACAATGAAAATGAGAAGAGAACGATTACATATCAGGAACTCCATTCGGAAGTTTGCAGGTTTACCAATGTGCTAAAAAAACACGGTATAAACAAAGGTGATGTTGTTGTGATATTCCTGCCGATGCTCATAGAGCTTCCTATTGCAATGCTTGCATGCGCGAGGATAGGAGCTATCCACTCGGTGGTTTTTTCGGCTTTCAGCGCCCAGGCGTTAAAGGACAGAATAAATGATTCTAACGCGAAAATGGTTATAACATCAGACGTGGGTTTTCATGCCGGAAGAGTGGTTGAGATGAAACAGAAAACAGACGACGCATTGAGAGAATGTAAAAGCGTTGAAAAAGTCATAGTATTTAACCGGGGCGGCAAAAAAGTAATTATGCAGGAGAAAAGGGATTTCTGGTGGCATGAGGAAATGAAGGCCCACGGGATTGCCTACAAGTGCGATACGGTGTACATGGATTCGGAAGACCCTCTTTTTATTCTTTATACAAGCGGTAGTACGGGGAAACCAAAGGGTGTGCTTCATACTACCGGTGGATACCTCCTTTACGCGAACCTCACAACCCGTCTTATTTTTGATGTAAGAGATGAGGACATTTTCTGGTGCACTGCGGATATCGGATGGGTCACCGGCCATACATATATCGTATATGGACCCCTTTCCAACGGCGCGACGGTCATAATGTTTGAGGGCGTCCCGACTTACCCTGAAGTGGACAGGTTCTGGAAAATAATAGAATATTACAAGGTTAATATTTTTTATACTGCCCCGACGGCAATAAGGGCGTTAATGCGTTATGGCGAGGACTGGCCGAACAGGCACGACCTTTCAAGTCTGAGGGTCCTTGGGTCGGTGGGTGAACCGATTAATCCTGAGGCATGGCTCTGGTATTACAGGGTCATTGGCAAAGAAAAGTGCCCGGTCGTGGATACATGGTGGCAGACAGAGACAGGAGGCATATTGATTACGCCTCTGCCCGGGGCGACAATAACGAAACCTGGTTCGGCGTCAAAACCCTTTTTCGGCATTGTGCCGGAAATCCTGAAAGAAGACGGGACCGTTCCCGCGGTAAACGAAGCAGGCCACCTTTTGATTAAAAAACCCTGGCCGGGTATGATCCGCGGGGTATATGGTGATAAAAAAAATGAACTGATAAAAAAAGTTTACTTTTCGAAATTCCCGGGAAAATATTTGACGGGCGACGGTTGTTATGTGGATGAAGAAGGATTTTACTGGCTGACAGGAAGAATTGATGATGTAATGAACGTTTCAGGCCACAGGTTTGGGACAGCGGAAATAGAAAGCGCGCTGGTGTCTCATAACGCTGTCGCTGAAGCGGCCGTGGTAGGGTACCCCCATGATGTTAAAGGGCAGGGGATATATTGCTTTGTCACATTAAAAAAAGAATTTTCCCCTTCCGATGAGCTGAAAAAAGAACTTGCGGCGCAGGTGAGAAAAACCATAGGCCCGATTGCCACACCGGATAAAATCCAGTTTACCGACGCGCTGCCTAAAACCCGTTCGGGAAAAATCATGAGACGGATACTTAGAAAAATTTCGGAAGGAAATGCCGAATCCGTCGGTGACACCACAACACTGGCCGATCCTTCAGTGGTGGAGGCATTGGTCAAAGGAAGAATGTAA
- a CDS encoding 4Fe-4S dicluster domain-containing protein, producing MDINTELQEKVYKLFEEGRIERFIGYEKGSLPYKTKPCIIRKKEDVRRLIFNQFCVNNLSIYLRGSPMKTGILANTCTLRSITMLIQQKQVNPENLFVIAVNCAGMADKEGNILDKCKTCNHELPKIYNELIGEEITVSCKPGDEYNFITELEKLPVERRWEFWNKEFEKCVRCYACRNICPVCFCRECVADKTITQWVSKLNQSSTNEFYNLMRIMHVLGRCTDCGECERVCPVKIPFRKILKKMEKEIREKYGYIPGRDPSEAPPLTTFKEGDPEEGIK from the coding sequence ATGGATATTAATACTGAGTTACAGGAAAAAGTTTATAAACTTTTTGAAGAAGGCAGGATTGAAAGGTTCATCGGCTATGAAAAAGGGAGCCTCCCATATAAAACAAAGCCGTGTATCATAAGAAAAAAGGAAGATGTCCGCCGGTTGATTTTTAATCAATTTTGCGTAAATAACCTTTCAATTTATCTTCGCGGAAGTCCGATGAAAACGGGGATATTGGCTAATACCTGCACGTTGAGGTCAATAACCATGTTAATCCAGCAAAAACAGGTTAACCCGGAAAATCTTTTTGTTATCGCGGTAAATTGCGCGGGAATGGCGGATAAAGAAGGAAATATTCTTGACAAGTGTAAGACCTGCAATCATGAGCTGCCGAAGATATATAATGAGCTGATAGGGGAAGAAATCACTGTTTCATGTAAACCGGGTGATGAATATAATTTTATTACTGAACTGGAGAAACTGCCTGTTGAAAGACGGTGGGAATTCTGGAACAAGGAATTTGAAAAATGCGTCCGCTGTTACGCGTGCAGGAATATTTGTCCTGTTTGTTTCTGCAGGGAGTGCGTGGCGGATAAAACCATTACGCAGTGGGTCAGCAAATTAAATCAATCCTCAACAAATGAATTTTATAATCTCATGCGGATTATGCATGTTTTGGGCAGGTGCACGGATTGCGGCGAGTGCGAACGGGTGTGTCCCGTCAAGATTCCATTCAGGAAAATACTTAAAAAGATGGAAAAAGAGATAAGAGAAAAATATGGGTATATCCCGGGTAGGGATCCGTCCGAAGCGCCGCCGTTAACGACTTTTAAGGAAGGGGATCCGGAAGAAGGAATTAAATAG
- a CDS encoding DEAD/DEAH box helicase family protein — protein sequence MPTPINIGTKDIPLKFAKRLTEIVNAEFKKGTFLDKVTPVTRDLLRFWFEDIFCENRRYNFHLGQKQAILNTIFVHEIFRTSTVFDMYTAVEQELLAQIDMKDLKKDKYQHPKYAVKMATGTGKTWIIEALLIWQYLNARHEEKPSGRFSKNFLLVAPGLIIYERLINAFSGKENEEGIRDFSRSDFKQFEELFIPPSYREEVFGFIQNSVCNKDEIGKKVTGDGIIAVTNWHLLMGVEDEKEIQNSPLENPSGILKDILPITPGTSAGHSLESLDNQYFKGNEIEFLAKLDNLVVMNDEAHHIHENKTYGEVQEVEWQKSLNYISKSKGSRFIQIDFSATPYDVTGSGQKRTKHYFPHIVVDFDLRTAIHHGLVKTITIDRRKEIASLPLDFNAERDGRDVIGLSPGQKTMLRAGLSKLKRLEEHFIDLTKDKEGFSVKHPKMFVICEDTKVSPRVIEYLVEYEGLKQDEIVQIDSDRKGSIPDKEWQVIKQKLFDIDKHANPKVLVSVLMLREGFDVNNICVIVPLRSSQAPILLEQTVGRGLRLMWREPEYTELKDENRELLLKRKQEPKNYMDILSIIEHPAFIEFYDDLIKEVIITEREPVDKGDVLGDIINVGLKPNYKDYDLFFPVILNDKEENLVPVEISIEKMEPFEFFSLEQLKKMVPKAGDVFYSEEITVKTRFGDYEVKPDVFNSKSYNEFIGKIISAVSSIIVKVGARKQKEFPVMQINQAEIAKAVDNFIRYKLFKQEFDPFYENSWRVLLLIQSGIVEHIIKETSKVIYYLQNNIDISEAQVLKKWFSSIPVLKMRSNYCLNIVKTIYEKQSYPSNKGGFEKSFMEFCDTDSSVVAFIKVNEHYHDFAKINYVRNDGMLSTYSPDFIVKTKDKIFIVETKAQDNLSNENIILKQLATIDWIDRINQLNPENRMNAEWEYVLLGENTFNSLKDKGASILEIFGYVRITKDKIDGKLF from the coding sequence ATGCCTACACCAATTAATATCGGCACAAAAGACATTCCGCTTAAGTTCGCGAAGCGTTTGACTGAAATAGTCAACGCCGAATTTAAGAAGGGAACGTTTCTGGATAAAGTTACTCCTGTAACCAGAGATTTATTGAGGTTCTGGTTTGAAGATATATTCTGCGAAAACAGGAGATACAATTTCCATTTGGGCCAGAAACAGGCTATTTTGAACACAATTTTTGTTCATGAAATATTCAGGACATCTACTGTGTTTGATATGTATACGGCGGTTGAACAGGAATTGTTAGCTCAGATAGATATGAAAGACCTTAAAAAAGACAAATACCAGCATCCGAAATATGCCGTAAAAATGGCGACAGGAACAGGCAAAACGTGGATAATAGAGGCCCTGTTGATATGGCAATATTTGAACGCCAGGCACGAAGAAAAGCCTTCCGGGAGATTTTCTAAAAATTTTCTTTTAGTTGCCCCTGGTTTGATAATTTATGAAAGGCTGATTAACGCCTTTTCCGGTAAAGAGAACGAGGAAGGGATAAGAGATTTCAGCCGGTCAGATTTTAAACAGTTTGAGGAATTATTTATTCCACCGTCTTACAGGGAGGAAGTTTTTGGATTTATACAGAATTCCGTCTGCAATAAAGATGAAATCGGCAAAAAAGTAACGGGAGACGGTATTATTGCTGTCACCAACTGGCACCTTTTAATGGGGGTTGAGGATGAAAAAGAGATTCAAAATTCTCCCCTGGAAAATCCTTCAGGAATATTAAAAGATATCCTGCCGATAACCCCAGGAACGAGCGCTGGACATTCCCTGGAAAGTCTGGATAACCAGTATTTTAAAGGCAATGAAATTGAATTTCTCGCGAAATTGGATAATTTAGTTGTTATGAATGATGAGGCGCACCATATCCATGAAAATAAAACTTATGGTGAAGTCCAGGAAGTTGAATGGCAGAAAAGTTTGAATTATATTTCAAAGTCAAAAGGCAGTCGTTTTATTCAGATAGATTTTTCGGCGACACCTTATGACGTGACAGGAAGCGGCCAGAAAAGGACCAAACATTATTTCCCGCATATAGTAGTGGATTTTGATTTAAGAACGGCCATCCATCACGGACTGGTGAAGACTATAACTATAGACAGGCGGAAGGAAATCGCGAGCCTGCCGCTGGACTTTAACGCTGAAAGAGACGGCAGAGATGTAATCGGCTTATCTCCGGGGCAAAAGACAATGCTCCGGGCGGGCCTTTCAAAGTTGAAAAGGCTCGAAGAACATTTTATTGATCTTACGAAAGACAAGGAAGGATTTTCCGTTAAACATCCCAAAATGTTCGTTATTTGCGAGGACACAAAAGTCAGCCCCAGAGTGATTGAATACCTTGTTGAATATGAAGGGCTCAAACAGGATGAAATTGTCCAGATAGATTCGGACAGAAAAGGTTCAATCCCGGATAAAGAATGGCAGGTGATTAAACAGAAATTGTTCGATATAGATAAACACGCGAATCCCAAAGTGCTTGTATCCGTTTTAATGCTGCGGGAAGGTTTTGATGTAAACAATATTTGTGTGATTGTTCCTTTGAGGTCTTCGCAGGCACCGATATTGCTTGAACAGACTGTTGGTAGGGGATTAAGGCTGATGTGGAGGGAACCGGAATATACGGAACTAAAGGATGAAAATCGCGAGCTGCTGCTAAAACGGAAACAAGAGCCGAAAAACTATATGGATATTTTAAGCATTATCGAACATCCCGCCTTTATTGAATTTTATGATGATTTGATTAAAGAGGTTATTATTACCGAACGTGAACCGGTTGACAAAGGCGATGTCTTGGGCGATATAATAAATGTTGGTTTGAAACCGAATTATAAGGATTATGATTTATTTTTCCCTGTTATTCTGAATGACAAGGAAGAAAATCTGGTACCGGTTGAAATTTCCATTGAGAAAATGGAGCCTTTTGAATTCTTCAGCCTTGAACAATTAAAAAAGATGGTGCCTAAAGCCGGCGATGTTTTTTATTCCGAAGAGATAACGGTAAAAACAAGGTTTGGCGATTATGAGGTAAAGCCGGATGTATTCAATTCCAAGAGTTACAATGAATTTATCGGCAAAATTATTTCCGCTGTTTCTTCAATAATTGTCAAAGTCGGCGCGAGAAAACAAAAAGAATTCCCTGTAATGCAGATAAATCAGGCCGAAATCGCAAAAGCGGTCGATAACTTTATAAGATATAAACTCTTCAAACAGGAATTTGACCCGTTTTATGAAAATAGCTGGAGGGTTTTGCTTTTAATTCAGAGCGGTATTGTTGAACATATAATAAAAGAAACGAGCAAGGTAATTTATTATTTGCAGAATAATATTGACATAAGCGAAGCTCAGGTGTTGAAAAAATGGTTCTCAAGCATTCCTGTTCTGAAAATGCGAAGCAATTATTGCCTTAATATAGTAAAAACCATTTATGAAAAACAGTCATATCCATCAAATAAAGGCGGTTTTGAAAAGAGCTTTATGGAATTTTGCGATACGGATTCTAGTGTTGTGGCTTTTATAAAGGTTAATGAGCATTATCATGATTTCGCGAAGATAAATTATGTCAGGAATGATGGCATGCTTTCCACATACTCTCCGGATTTTATCGTTAAGACCAAAGATAAAATATTTATTGTTGAAACCAAGGCACAGGATAATTTAAGTAATGAGAATATAATACTTAAACAACTGGCAACCATTGATTGGATTGACAGGATTAATCAATTAAACCCCGAAAACAGGATGAATGCCGAGTGGGAGTATGTTTTGCTCGGAGAAAACACATTTAATAGTTTAAAAGATAAAGGGGCCTCTATTCTTGAAATATTTGGGTACGTTAGGATTACTAAAGATAAAATTGATGGGAAGTTGTTTTAA
- a CDS encoding hydrogenase iron-sulfur subunit, translating to MEEKLDDNSKKENKPATWEPKIYAFLCNWCSYEGADLAGGSRRLYPANVRIIRVPCSGRIDPLFILKSFEHGADGVLVSGCHPGDCHYTEGNYFARRKFVLVKKLLEYVGIEPERFQARWISASEAIKFVDTVKEMTENIRRLGSNRKLVKNIGETISDRF from the coding sequence ATGGAAGAAAAATTGGACGATAATTCTAAAAAAGAAAACAAACCGGCAACCTGGGAGCCCAAGATATATGCTTTCCTATGCAACTGGTGCAGTTACGAGGGCGCGGACCTCGCGGGCGGAAGCAGAAGGCTTTATCCCGCTAATGTCAGAATTATACGCGTGCCCTGTTCGGGGCGCATAGACCCGCTTTTTATACTTAAGAGTTTCGAACACGGCGCGGACGGCGTCCTGGTATCGGGGTGTCATCCCGGGGACTGCCATTACACCGAAGGGAACTATTTTGCGAGGCGCAAATTTGTCCTTGTGAAGAAACTGCTGGAATATGTCGGGATCGAGCCGGAACGGTTCCAGGCCCGGTGGATCTCCGCGTCAGAGGCGATAAAGTTTGTTGATACGGTGAAGGAAATGACTGAAAATATACGCAGGCTCGGGTCAAACAGGAAACTGGTGAAAAATATAGGGGAAACAATAAGTGATAGGTTTTAA